In the genome of Campylobacter avium LMG 24591, the window TTTTTTCACAAACCATTCAGCCTCAGCCCAGCTTTTTAAAATTTCTTTAGCATTTTCATCACTTTGGGCTAATTTTTCTATCTCGTTGAAATTATCATGCACAAAGATGATGTTTTTAAGCACATTTGCGGCATCTTTTGCTGTATCTTTTCGTTTTAATGCGTCTATTAAAACTTTTACATTGTAACCACCTAGCATAGTTTCAAGCATAGCTAAAGCTTTTTTCTTGTCTATAAGTTTGCTTTTTATCTCATCTTTTAGTATCTTGTCTAAGAATTCGCATTTAACTAAGGCCGCATCATCAACGCCCGGGCTTACTCTTTCTTCTAGTAAAAGTACTAAGTCTTTATCATCGCTATCTTTTAACAACTCGCATAATTCTTTTGTTTGCTCGGCATTTAATGGTAAAGGTGGTATATTTTGTGCTGCCCTTTCATCAACTAATTTTTGGTATTCTTCTTTAAAAGACATCGTATCTCCTTGCGGTATAATATTTTTTCTTAATTGTAACTACTAAAAGGATAAAAAATGTTTAAAATTTACTATAAAGCACCTTTTTGTTACCTTTCTTTACACAGTGACGGCCAAAAGCTTGTAAAAGTTGATTTTGAAGATGAGGCCTTAAGTGAGAAGTCTTGTGAAATTTTAGAACATGCTAGCTATGAGCTTGATTTATATTTTGCTAAAAAATTAAAGAAATTTAGCGTAGAACTTGATATAAACTCAACTATTTTTGAAAATTCAGTTTATAAGGCTTTATTAAACATTCCTTACGGCACGGTTAAAAGCTATAAGCAAATAGCACAAGATATCGGTAGAGACAAAGCCTTTAGAGCTGTTGGCAACGCAAATGCCAAAAACAAGCTTCCTATTTTCATTCCTTGTCATAGGGTTGTTGCTAGCAACTCACTTGGTGGATACAGCGGCGGACTTCATATAAAGAGGTTTTTACTAGACTTAGAAGGAGTAAATTTAGCTAGTTTAAGGGCTTAAATTTATTTTTTATAAAACATCTTTTTTAGCTCATCTTTAAAGACCGGAGTTTTTAGAGCTATATTCCACCATAATTTATGTGATTTTGCTATTTTGTAATTAGCATTTATGCCTTTATGTAGCCTTAAAAATGGCAAAAACTTAGATATAGTGTAGTAAAAATTAAATTTTTTCTGTTTTAGCCATGGTTTATATGATGTATAATGGATTATTTTAGGATTTTTCATAGCTTTTTTATACTCATCTTTGCTAGTATATAAATCGCAGTCTTGCTTTTCATCTTTAAAAAATTTAGGTTTAAAATGTTCTTTATAAGTTGCTATCATGGCATTGTAAGCAAAATCAATATACAGGCATTCTTTTTGAAGCAATGAATTTAGTATATCTTGGT includes:
- a CDS encoding methylated-DNA--[protein]-cysteine S-methyltransferase, encoding MFKIYYKAPFCYLSLHSDGQKLVKVDFEDEALSEKSCEILEHASYELDLYFAKKLKKFSVELDINSTIFENSVYKALLNIPYGTVKSYKQIAQDIGRDKAFRAVGNANAKNKLPIFIPCHRVVASNSLGGYSGGLHIKRFLLDLEGVNLASLRA